AGAACCCGATCTGGAAACAGATCTTCGCCTTCTCTAAAGAGAGGCTGCAGTCGAATCAGCTTGAAGTCACTGTTAAAGACAAAGATCTCATCACCAAAGATGATTTCGTGGGAAGAGTATTGATCGATCTCACTGAAGTTCCTCTCAGGGTGCCTCCGGATAGTCCTCTGGCTCCACAGTGGTACAGGCTCGAGGACAAGAAAGGGATGAAGACCAACAGAGGAGAGGTCATGCTTGCTGTTTGGATGGGAACTCAAGCTGACGAGTCGTTCCCTGACGCTTGGCACTCTGACGCTCACCGCGTGAGCCACTCGAACCTCTCCAACACTCGCTCCAAAGTTTACTTCTCGCCGAAGCTGTATTACCTCAGGATTTATGTGATGGAAGCTCAAGATCTTGTTCCCTCTGATAAAGGGAGAGTACCTGATGCTTTCGTTAAGATTCACGCGGGGAATCAGACGAGAGCGACGAGGACGCCTCAGATGCGGACAATGAGCCCTCAGTGGGGCGAGGAGCTTATGTTTGTTGTGTCTGAGCCGTTTGAGGATATGGTGATTGTGTCGGTTGATGATAGGATTGGTCCGGGGAAAGATGAGATACTGGGGAGGTTGTTTATACCTGTGAGGGATGTTCCGGTGAGGCATGAGACTGGGAAGATGCCTGATCCACGGTGGTTTAATCTTCAGAGACATTCAATGTCTATGGAGGAAGAGactgagaagaagaaagagaagttCTCTAGTAAGATTCTGCTTAGGCTTTGTATTGAAGCTGGGTACCATGTTCTTGATGAGTCCACGCATTTCAGCAGCGATCTTCAACCGTCTTCAAAGCATTTGAGGAAGCCGAGCATTGGGCTTCTTGAGCTTGGGATTCTCAGTGCTAGGAACTTGATGCCTATGAAAGCTAAAGATGGGAGGATGACTGATCCCTACTGTGTGGCCAAATATGGGAACAAATGGGTGAGAACGAGGACTCTTTTAGACGCGCTTGCACCTAAGTGGAACGAGCAATATACCTGGGAAGTTCATGATCCTTGCACGGTTATAACAATTGGAGTCTTTGACAATGGTCACACCAACGATGGTGGTGACTCCAAGGACCAGAGGATTGGGAAAGTTAGAGTCAGGCTATCTACGCTGGAGACAGACCGGGTTTACACTCATTACTACCCGTTGCTGGTTCTTACTCCCGGTGGTCTAAAGAAGAACGGCGAGCTTCAGCTAGCTCTGAGGTACACTTGCATCTCCTTTGTTAACATGATGGCTCAATACGGAAGACCGTTGTTGCCCAAAATGCATTATGTTCAACCGATACCAGTCAGGCATATCGACTTGCTTAGGCATCAGGCGATGCAAATAGTTGCAACAAGACTATCAAGGTCCGAGCCGCCGCTGAGACGAGAGGTTGTGGAGTACATGCTTGATGTAGACTACCATATGTTCAGTCTCAGGAGAAGCAAAGCCAATTTCAGCAGAATCATGTCGCTTCTCTCCTCGGTCACTCTGGTCTGCAAGTGGTTCAACGATATCTGTACATGGAGAAACCCTATCACAACCTGTCTCGTCCATGTTCTGTTCCTGATTCTTGTCTGCTACCCAGAACTGATTTTACCCACAATCTTCCTCTACCTCTTTGTGATAGGCATGTGGAACTACCGGTACAGACCGAGACACCCGCCTCACATGGACGCTCGTGTGTCTCAAGCAGACAACGCTCACCCAGACGAGCTAGACGAGGAGTTTGACACTTTCCCGACAAGCAGACCAGCAGACATTGTCAGAATGAGGTATGACAGGCTTAGGAGTGTCGGTGGCAGAGTCCA
This region of Brassica napus cultivar Da-Ae chromosome C5, Da-Ae, whole genome shotgun sequence genomic DNA includes:
- the LOC106400707 gene encoding FT-interacting protein 7, with amino-acid sequence MSKLVVEIVDASDLMPKDGQGSASPFVEVEFDDQRQRTQTRFKDLNPQWNEKLVFNVGDLRRLTNKTIDVTVYDDRGDNEPGKFLGRVKISGAVVPLSESEGDVQRYPLDKRGLFSHIKGDIALRIYAAPVDGSDFIPPPAEKEKQEEFHNQKQNSFEEVYVETMKPKKKEKETRTFHSIGAEQSFEAKPPSHLPPNQPEFRSDFMRAPGPPPGAVMQMPLPPRQNPEFQLIETSPPLAARRRQSYYYRSSGDKTSSTYDLVEQMHYLYVSVVKARDLPVMDVPGSLDPYVEVKLGNYKGLTKHLEKNQNPIWKQIFAFSKERLQSNQLEVTVKDKDLITKDDFVGRVLIDLTEVPLRVPPDSPLAPQWYRLEDKKGMKTNRGEVMLAVWMGTQADESFPDAWHSDAHRVSHSNLSNTRSKVYFSPKLYYLRIYVMEAQDLVPSDKGRVPDAFVKIHAGNQTRATRTPQMRTMSPQWGEELMFVVSEPFEDMVIVSVDDRIGPGKDEILGRLFIPVRDVPVRHETGKMPDPRWFNLQRHSMSMEEETEKKKEKFSSKILLRLCIEAGYHVLDESTHFSSDLQPSSKHLRKPSIGLLELGILSARNLMPMKAKDGRMTDPYCVAKYGNKWVRTRTLLDALAPKWNEQYTWEVHDPCTVITIGVFDNGHTNDGGDSKDQRIGKVRVRLSTLETDRVYTHYYPLLVLTPGGLKKNGELQLALRYTCISFVNMMAQYGRPLLPKMHYVQPIPVRHIDLLRHQAMQIVATRLSRSEPPLRREVVEYMLDVDYHMFSLRRSKANFSRIMSLLSSVTLVCKWFNDICTWRNPITTCLVHVLFLILVCYPELILPTIFLYLFVIGMWNYRYRPRHPPHMDARVSQADNAHPDELDEEFDTFPTSRPADIVRMRYDRLRSVGGRVQTVVGDLATQGERIQALLSWRDPRATALFIVFSLIWAVFIYITPFQVIAILLGLFMLRHPRFRSRMPSVPANFFKRLPAKSDMLL